Genomic window (Candidatus Paceibacterota bacterium):
TATTTTCTCCTGCCGACCCTCCTTTCAGAGACGACAAGTTTTCTGGAGAGAATAAACTCTATTGATGTGCTCGGGACTCTGAAAGAGCAGGGGATACTCTCTCCCGACAGCCCGCTTCAGGGTCTTTCTTCGCAATTTAATTTGCAGGGTGTTATCGGATCGGTGCGGGGAGTGGTCAATCAGTTTTCAAGCGGATTCTTTAATACCGCAAGTATCCTCTTCGGTGGAGCGCTTTCTTTCATTCTTATTTTCGTCCTTTCATTCTATTTTGCCGTCCAGGAAGACGGAGTGGAAGACTTTCTCCAAGTCGCCGCGCCCATTCGCTATAAAAATTACGTAACGGATTTGTGGAAACGCTCACAGAAGAAAATCGGCCTTTGGCTGCAGGGTCAGCTTCTTCTCGGCCTTCTTGTCGGAGTTTTGGATTTTCTCGGTCTTACTATTTTCGGAATTAAGCACGCACTTCTTTTGGCTGTGCTCGCCGCTCTCTTCGAGATTATTCCGCTTTTCGGCCCGATTCTCTCCGCGGTTCCGGGAGTCGCTATCGCACTTGTAAGTGGGGGAACACCTCTCGCGCTTTTAGTGCTTGCTCTCTACATCATTGTCCAGCAATTCGAAAATCATCTTATCTATCCACTTGTAATAAACAAAGTGGTTGGTATTTCGCCGATTCTCGTTATCGTCTCGCTTCTCGTCGGCTGGAGGCTTGCGGGGTTTCTCGGCGTGCTTCTCTCGGTGCCTCTCGCGGCGGTCTTTATGGAATACTACACGGACGTGAGAAAAGACAAATTCGGGCATCTAAATAAAGCATAGAAAGATAGAAGAATAGAAAATAGAAAGATTAAAATAATTCAATGATTTTCTTTAATGTTCTTTTATTCTATTTTTCTATTATTCTATGAAGACTTTTTACATCACTACAACGTTACCGTATGTGAATTCGGATCCGCATATTGGTTTTGCTGCGGAAATCGTACACGCAGACATTTTGGCCCGCTCTGCGCGACTTATGGGACGGAGCGTTTTCTTCAACACCGGCACGGATGAGCACGGAATCAAG
Coding sequences:
- a CDS encoding AI-2E family transporter, producing MNNEPQNTLIHISTGTIIKSLLFIILVLALYFLRDIVLIILTAIVIASAIEPATRYLVKKKIPRTFSVIILYVLVIFALAAVFYFLLPTLLSETTSFLERINSIDVLGTLKEQGILSPDSPLQGLSSQFNLQGVIGSVRGVVNQFSSGFFNTASILFGGALSFILIFVLSFYFAVQEDGVEDFLQVAAPIRYKNYVTDLWKRSQKKIGLWLQGQLLLGLLVGVLDFLGLTIFGIKHALLLAVLAALFEIIPLFGPILSAVPGVAIALVSGGTPLALLVLALYIIVQQFENHLIYPLVINKVVGISPILVIVSLLVGWRLAGFLGVLLSVPLAAVFMEYYTDVRKDKFGHLNKA